In Brassica rapa cultivar Chiifu-401-42 chromosome A06, CAAS_Brap_v3.01, whole genome shotgun sequence, a single window of DNA contains:
- the LOC103872394 gene encoding biorientation of chromosomes in cell division protein 1-like 1 isoform X4, with the protein MCSMFDGRCLCRVKEAEGQLSKLVQDPIVSVQNALRPLMKALVSAHLLRNRDSDVRVYVVSCLTEIMRITAPEVPYDDDQMKEIFKVTVRAFGKLADTSCHSYKKAVTVLDTVSRVRLSLVMLDLECDDLILKMFRQFLKTIRPNHPESVLLSMEAIMVTVIHESEEVPMDLLEILLAAVNKESRDFSPVASWLAEKVLITCACKLQPCIIEALKSTRTSLDMYSPLVLAICQGEAEAHIVVKPKQAEGQLDFRLSNKGNMSKRIARCGTRAHGDDKARDGDDLKQVQFQNTDVETESGSIRRRGHELTLMNTGEGCSLKTSSSKKVQEKEVGDSSLGKLTAKKSLPSEVGQTNQSVASSKARKGSRKRTRSKIEDTNLDAGSLAALVSKKQIVKKDDAEEEGFMESDLEKPEDSIKTAAKSSKKERAQNGSAKASAKKPLAKSKDERAQNGLAKTSAKKPLAESKRVEDSGRKPVHSESKGASMDSHILQSSKNKKKISRAITPPRKESEPTAKSHHKRKRTAGEEVESHNSEVGEELVGKRLKVWWPLDKKFYEGVIKSYSSRQKKHVVSYSDGDVENLDLNKERWEMIQDNSSSSDQEKEIDLPDSTFLSDIIRMQKAVKRKNVSKNVELSSSSDVRSSKKNDPVTNSSKLKGVSKSREEQNLKSSKEPNAETDRTKGRTEKRQRVTRSMHQGSEKDCDDKEEPVTKGEDRLKFGKESDAEPECKRDHQDLPDDSNDETKAGGEELKSITNKSNAKSETDGEQHKVAKEPAGKADGVERESVKEPNQEPNTEVQGRESAKEIPAGTTLIEKEDMSEESHRSVPQTGKVENEDDQRVVNELKE; encoded by the exons ATGTGTTCAATGTTTGATGGAAGATGCCTTTGTAGAGTAAAG GAAGCCGAGGGTCAGCTCTCCAAGCTAGTGCAAGATCCTATTGTTTCAGTGCAAAACGCACTGAGACCATTGATGAAGGCTTTGGTATCTGCTCATCTCTTAAGAAACCGTGATTCTGATGTTAGGGTCTACGTTGTCTCCTGCTTAACCGAGATCATGAGGATAACTGCCCCAGAGGTCCCATATGACGATGATCAAATGAAG GAGATCTTCAAGGTGACAGTAAGAGCCTTCGGAAAACTAGCTGATACTTCCTGTCATAGCTATAAGAAAGCCGTCACGGTGCTTGATACTGTTTCTAGGGTCAGATTATCATTGGTGATGTTGGACTTGGAGTGTGATGACCTTATTCTAAAGATGTTTCGGCAGTTCTTGAAAACCATTAG ACCGAATCATCCTGAATCGGTACTTCTTTCAATGGAAGCGATAATGGTGACAGTTATCCATGAGAGTGAAGAAGTACCCATGGATTTGCTCGAGATCCTCTTGGCTGCTGTCAACAAAGAAAGCCGG GACTTCTCACCAGTGGCTTCGTGGCTTGCGGAGAAGGTTCTAATTACTTGCGCCTGTAAGCTTCAACCGTGCATCATTGAAGCTTTGAAGTCAACACGGACTAGCTTGGACATGTATTCTCCATTAGTTTTGGCAATATGCCAAGGCGAAGCTGAAGCACACATCGTTGTTAAGCCCAAACAAGCTGAG GGACAGCTGGATTTTAGGCTTTCTAACAAAGGGAATATGTCCAAGAGAATTGCAAGATGTGGAACTCGAGCCCATGGAGATGACAAAGCAAGAGATGGGGACGATTTGAAACAAGTACAGTTTCAAAATACAGACGTAGAGACAGAATCAGGGTCAATAAGGAGGAGAGGACATGAACTCACTCTAATGAATACTGGAGAAGGCTGTTCACTGAAGACATCTTCAAGCAAGAAGGTGCAGGAAAAAGAAGTTGGTGATTCGTCACTTGGAAAGCTGACTGCCAAGAAATCTTTGCCTAGTGAAGTTGGTCAAACGAATCAGTCTGTTGCCTCTAGTAAGGCTAGGAAGGGGTCACGTAAACGGACTCGGAGTAAGATCGAAGATACAAATCTTGATGCAGGCTCTTTAGCTGCACTGGTATCAAAGAAACAGATTGTGAAGAAAGATGATGCTGAAGAAGAAGGTTTCATGGAATCTGACCTTGAAAAGCCTGAAGATAGCATAAAGACTGCTGCAAAGTCAAGTAAAAAGGAGAGAGCGCAGAATGGTTCAGCAAAAGCATCTGCAAAGAAGCCACTTGCAAAGTCTAAAGATGAGAGAGCACAGAATGGTTTAGCGAAAACATCTGCAAAGAAGCCACTTGCAGAATCTAAGAGGGTAGAGGACAGTGGGAGAAAACCAGTCCACTCAGAATCAAAAGGTGCAAGCATGGATTCACATATTCTCCAGTCATCAAAGAACAAG AAGAAGATTTCTCGTGCAATAACGCCTCCGAGGAAAGAGTCTGAACCAACTGCCAAAAGCCATCACAAGAGGAAACGGACAGCTGGAGAGGAAGTG GAGTCCCATAATAGTGAGGTTGGTGAGGAATTAGTTGGTAAGAGGCTGAAAGTCTGGTGGCCATTGGACAAGAA GTTTTATGAAGGCGTCATAAAGTCTTATTCTAGTCGTCAGAAGAAGCATGTA GTATCTTATTCTGATGGGGATGTTGAAAACCTTGATCTTAACAAAGAACGTTGGGAGATGATCCAGGATAATTCTTCATCCAGTGAT CAGGAAAAGGAGATTGATCTGCctgattctacatttttatcTGACAT AATACGGATGCAGAAAGCGGTGAAGAGAAAAAATGTGTCTAAGAATGTGGAACTGAGCAGTTCTTCAGACGTCAG ATCCTCAAAGAAGAACGACCCTGTAACAAACTCAAGTAAGCTGAAGGGCGTAAGCAAAAGCAGAGAAGAGCAGAATCTAAAATCCTCAAAAGAGCCGAATGCTGAAACTGACAGAACAAAGGGCAGGACTGAGAAAAGGCAGAGGGTGACTCGATCTATGCACCAGGGAAGTGAAAAGGATTGCGATGACAAGGAAGAACCTGTAACCAAGGGTGAAGACAGGCTGAAATTCGGGAAAGAATCAGATGCAGAGCCTGAATGTAAGAGAGATCACCAAGATCTACCTGACGATTCAAATGATGAAACCAAAGCTGGTGGAGAAGAGTTAAAGTCTATTACAAACAAGTCAAATGCAAAATCAGAAACTGATGGAGAACAACATAAAGTAGCAAAGGAGCCAGCTGGCAAAGCTGATGGAGTAGAGCGAGAGTCTGTGAAAGAGCCAAATCAAGAACCCAATACTGAGGTACAAGGGAGAGAATCAGCTAAAGAGATACCTGCAGGCACAACATTGATTGAGAAGGAGGATATGTCTGAGGAGAGTCATAGAAGCGTGCCTCAGACTGGTAAGGTAGAAAACGAAGATGATCAGAGAGTAGTGAATGAACTGAAAGAATGA
- the LOC103872394 gene encoding biorientation of chromosomes in cell division protein 1-like 1 isoform X3: MGPLVGDTELSEALLNAGKNLLKPPSSTKALLHLLNEAEGQLSKLVQDPIVSVQNALRPLMKALVSAHLLRNRDSDVRVYVVSCLTEIMRITAPEVPYDDDQMKEIFKVTVRAFGKLADTSCHSYKKAVTVLDTVSRVRLSLVMLDLECDDLILKMFRQFLKTIRPNHPESVLLSMEAIMVTVIHESEEVPMDLLEILLAAVNKESRDFSPVASWLAEKVLITCACKLQPCIIEALKSTRTSLDMYSPLVLAICQGEAEAHIVVKPKQAELDFRLSNKGNMSKRIARCGTRAHGDDKARDGDDLKQVQFQNTDVETESGSIRRRGHELTLMNTGEGCSLKTSSSKKVQEKEVGDSSLGKLTAKKSLPSEVGQTNQSVASSKARKGSRKRTRSKIEDTNLDAGSLAALVSKKQIVKKDDAEEEGFMESDLEKPEDSIKTAAKSSKKERAQNGSAKASAKKPLAKSKDERAQNGLAKTSAKKPLAESKRVEDSGRKPVHSESKGASMDSHILQSSKNKKKISRAITPPRKESEPTAKSHHKRKRTAGEEVESHNSEVGEELVGKRLKVWWPLDKKFYEGVIKSYSSRQKKHVVSYSDGDVENLDLNKERWEMIQDNSSSSDQEKEIDLPDSTFLSDIIRMQKAVKRKNVSKNVELSSSSDVRSSKKNDPVTNSSKLKGVSKSREEQNLKSSKEPNAETDRTKGRTEKRQRVTRSMHQGSEKDCDDKEEPVTKGEDRLKFGKESDAEPECKRDHQDLPDDSNDETKAGGEELKSITNKSNAKSETDGEQHKVAKEPAGKADGVERESVKEPNQEPNTEVQGRESAKEIPAGTTLIEKEDMSEESHRSVPQTGKVENEDDQRVVNELKE; encoded by the exons atgGGTCCTCTTGTCGGAGACACTGAACTCTCTGAAGCACTCCTCAATGCTGGAAAAAACCTCCTCAAGCCTCCATCATCTACCAAAGCGCTTCTCCATCTTCTCAAT GAAGCCGAGGGTCAGCTCTCCAAGCTAGTGCAAGATCCTATTGTTTCAGTGCAAAACGCACTGAGACCATTGATGAAGGCTTTGGTATCTGCTCATCTCTTAAGAAACCGTGATTCTGATGTTAGGGTCTACGTTGTCTCCTGCTTAACCGAGATCATGAGGATAACTGCCCCAGAGGTCCCATATGACGATGATCAAATGAAG GAGATCTTCAAGGTGACAGTAAGAGCCTTCGGAAAACTAGCTGATACTTCCTGTCATAGCTATAAGAAAGCCGTCACGGTGCTTGATACTGTTTCTAGGGTCAGATTATCATTGGTGATGTTGGACTTGGAGTGTGATGACCTTATTCTAAAGATGTTTCGGCAGTTCTTGAAAACCATTAG ACCGAATCATCCTGAATCGGTACTTCTTTCAATGGAAGCGATAATGGTGACAGTTATCCATGAGAGTGAAGAAGTACCCATGGATTTGCTCGAGATCCTCTTGGCTGCTGTCAACAAAGAAAGCCGG GACTTCTCACCAGTGGCTTCGTGGCTTGCGGAGAAGGTTCTAATTACTTGCGCCTGTAAGCTTCAACCGTGCATCATTGAAGCTTTGAAGTCAACACGGACTAGCTTGGACATGTATTCTCCATTAGTTTTGGCAATATGCCAAGGCGAAGCTGAAGCACACATCGTTGTTAAGCCCAAACAAGCTGAG CTGGATTTTAGGCTTTCTAACAAAGGGAATATGTCCAAGAGAATTGCAAGATGTGGAACTCGAGCCCATGGAGATGACAAAGCAAGAGATGGGGACGATTTGAAACAAGTACAGTTTCAAAATACAGACGTAGAGACAGAATCAGGGTCAATAAGGAGGAGAGGACATGAACTCACTCTAATGAATACTGGAGAAGGCTGTTCACTGAAGACATCTTCAAGCAAGAAGGTGCAGGAAAAAGAAGTTGGTGATTCGTCACTTGGAAAGCTGACTGCCAAGAAATCTTTGCCTAGTGAAGTTGGTCAAACGAATCAGTCTGTTGCCTCTAGTAAGGCTAGGAAGGGGTCACGTAAACGGACTCGGAGTAAGATCGAAGATACAAATCTTGATGCAGGCTCTTTAGCTGCACTGGTATCAAAGAAACAGATTGTGAAGAAAGATGATGCTGAAGAAGAAGGTTTCATGGAATCTGACCTTGAAAAGCCTGAAGATAGCATAAAGACTGCTGCAAAGTCAAGTAAAAAGGAGAGAGCGCAGAATGGTTCAGCAAAAGCATCTGCAAAGAAGCCACTTGCAAAGTCTAAAGATGAGAGAGCACAGAATGGTTTAGCGAAAACATCTGCAAAGAAGCCACTTGCAGAATCTAAGAGGGTAGAGGACAGTGGGAGAAAACCAGTCCACTCAGAATCAAAAGGTGCAAGCATGGATTCACATATTCTCCAGTCATCAAAGAACAAG AAGAAGATTTCTCGTGCAATAACGCCTCCGAGGAAAGAGTCTGAACCAACTGCCAAAAGCCATCACAAGAGGAAACGGACAGCTGGAGAGGAAGTG GAGTCCCATAATAGTGAGGTTGGTGAGGAATTAGTTGGTAAGAGGCTGAAAGTCTGGTGGCCATTGGACAAGAA GTTTTATGAAGGCGTCATAAAGTCTTATTCTAGTCGTCAGAAGAAGCATGTA GTATCTTATTCTGATGGGGATGTTGAAAACCTTGATCTTAACAAAGAACGTTGGGAGATGATCCAGGATAATTCTTCATCCAGTGAT CAGGAAAAGGAGATTGATCTGCctgattctacatttttatcTGACAT AATACGGATGCAGAAAGCGGTGAAGAGAAAAAATGTGTCTAAGAATGTGGAACTGAGCAGTTCTTCAGACGTCAG ATCCTCAAAGAAGAACGACCCTGTAACAAACTCAAGTAAGCTGAAGGGCGTAAGCAAAAGCAGAGAAGAGCAGAATCTAAAATCCTCAAAAGAGCCGAATGCTGAAACTGACAGAACAAAGGGCAGGACTGAGAAAAGGCAGAGGGTGACTCGATCTATGCACCAGGGAAGTGAAAAGGATTGCGATGACAAGGAAGAACCTGTAACCAAGGGTGAAGACAGGCTGAAATTCGGGAAAGAATCAGATGCAGAGCCTGAATGTAAGAGAGATCACCAAGATCTACCTGACGATTCAAATGATGAAACCAAAGCTGGTGGAGAAGAGTTAAAGTCTATTACAAACAAGTCAAATGCAAAATCAGAAACTGATGGAGAACAACATAAAGTAGCAAAGGAGCCAGCTGGCAAAGCTGATGGAGTAGAGCGAGAGTCTGTGAAAGAGCCAAATCAAGAACCCAATACTGAGGTACAAGGGAGAGAATCAGCTAAAGAGATACCTGCAGGCACAACATTGATTGAGAAGGAGGATATGTCTGAGGAGAGTCATAGAAGCGTGCCTCAGACTGGTAAGGTAGAAAACGAAGATGATCAGAGAGTAGTGAATGAACTGAAAGAATGA
- the LOC103872394 gene encoding biorientation of chromosomes in cell division protein 1-like 1 isoform X2, with product MGPLVGDTELSEALLNAGKNLLKPPSSTKALLHLLNEAEGQLSKLVQDPIVSVQNALRPLMKALVSAHLLRNRDSDVRVYVVSCLTEIMRITAPEVPYDDDQMKEIFKVTVRAFGKLADTSCHSYKKAVTVLDTVSRVRLSLVMLDLECDDLILKMFRQFLKTIRPNHPESVLLSMEAIMVTVIHESEEVPMDLLEILLAAVNKESRDFSPVASWLAEKVLITCACKLQPCIIEALKSTRTSLDMYSPLVLAICQGEAEAHIVVKPKQAEGQLDFRLSNKGNMSKRIARCGTRAHGDDKARDGDDLKQVQFQNTDVETESGSIRRRGHELTLMNTGEGCSLKTSSSKKVQEKEVGDSSLGKLTAKKSLPSEVGQTNQSVASSKARKGSRKRTRSKIEDTNLDAGSLAALVSKKQIVKKDDAEEEGFMESDLEKPEDSIKTAAKSSKKERAQNGSAKASAKKPLAKSKDERAQNGLAKTSAKKPLAESKRVEDSGRKPVHSESKGASMDSHILQSSKNKKISRAITPPRKESEPTAKSHHKRKRTAGEEVESHNSEVGEELVGKRLKVWWPLDKKFYEGVIKSYSSRQKKHVVSYSDGDVENLDLNKERWEMIQDNSSSSDQEKEIDLPDSTFLSDIIRMQKAVKRKNVSKNVELSSSSDVRSSKKNDPVTNSSKLKGVSKSREEQNLKSSKEPNAETDRTKGRTEKRQRVTRSMHQGSEKDCDDKEEPVTKGEDRLKFGKESDAEPECKRDHQDLPDDSNDETKAGGEELKSITNKSNAKSETDGEQHKVAKEPAGKADGVERESVKEPNQEPNTEVQGRESAKEIPAGTTLIEKEDMSEESHRSVPQTGKVENEDDQRVVNELKE from the exons atgGGTCCTCTTGTCGGAGACACTGAACTCTCTGAAGCACTCCTCAATGCTGGAAAAAACCTCCTCAAGCCTCCATCATCTACCAAAGCGCTTCTCCATCTTCTCAAT GAAGCCGAGGGTCAGCTCTCCAAGCTAGTGCAAGATCCTATTGTTTCAGTGCAAAACGCACTGAGACCATTGATGAAGGCTTTGGTATCTGCTCATCTCTTAAGAAACCGTGATTCTGATGTTAGGGTCTACGTTGTCTCCTGCTTAACCGAGATCATGAGGATAACTGCCCCAGAGGTCCCATATGACGATGATCAAATGAAG GAGATCTTCAAGGTGACAGTAAGAGCCTTCGGAAAACTAGCTGATACTTCCTGTCATAGCTATAAGAAAGCCGTCACGGTGCTTGATACTGTTTCTAGGGTCAGATTATCATTGGTGATGTTGGACTTGGAGTGTGATGACCTTATTCTAAAGATGTTTCGGCAGTTCTTGAAAACCATTAG ACCGAATCATCCTGAATCGGTACTTCTTTCAATGGAAGCGATAATGGTGACAGTTATCCATGAGAGTGAAGAAGTACCCATGGATTTGCTCGAGATCCTCTTGGCTGCTGTCAACAAAGAAAGCCGG GACTTCTCACCAGTGGCTTCGTGGCTTGCGGAGAAGGTTCTAATTACTTGCGCCTGTAAGCTTCAACCGTGCATCATTGAAGCTTTGAAGTCAACACGGACTAGCTTGGACATGTATTCTCCATTAGTTTTGGCAATATGCCAAGGCGAAGCTGAAGCACACATCGTTGTTAAGCCCAAACAAGCTGAG GGACAGCTGGATTTTAGGCTTTCTAACAAAGGGAATATGTCCAAGAGAATTGCAAGATGTGGAACTCGAGCCCATGGAGATGACAAAGCAAGAGATGGGGACGATTTGAAACAAGTACAGTTTCAAAATACAGACGTAGAGACAGAATCAGGGTCAATAAGGAGGAGAGGACATGAACTCACTCTAATGAATACTGGAGAAGGCTGTTCACTGAAGACATCTTCAAGCAAGAAGGTGCAGGAAAAAGAAGTTGGTGATTCGTCACTTGGAAAGCTGACTGCCAAGAAATCTTTGCCTAGTGAAGTTGGTCAAACGAATCAGTCTGTTGCCTCTAGTAAGGCTAGGAAGGGGTCACGTAAACGGACTCGGAGTAAGATCGAAGATACAAATCTTGATGCAGGCTCTTTAGCTGCACTGGTATCAAAGAAACAGATTGTGAAGAAAGATGATGCTGAAGAAGAAGGTTTCATGGAATCTGACCTTGAAAAGCCTGAAGATAGCATAAAGACTGCTGCAAAGTCAAGTAAAAAGGAGAGAGCGCAGAATGGTTCAGCAAAAGCATCTGCAAAGAAGCCACTTGCAAAGTCTAAAGATGAGAGAGCACAGAATGGTTTAGCGAAAACATCTGCAAAGAAGCCACTTGCAGAATCTAAGAGGGTAGAGGACAGTGGGAGAAAACCAGTCCACTCAGAATCAAAAGGTGCAAGCATGGATTCACATATTCTCCAGTCATCAAAGAACAAG AAGATTTCTCGTGCAATAACGCCTCCGAGGAAAGAGTCTGAACCAACTGCCAAAAGCCATCACAAGAGGAAACGGACAGCTGGAGAGGAAGTG GAGTCCCATAATAGTGAGGTTGGTGAGGAATTAGTTGGTAAGAGGCTGAAAGTCTGGTGGCCATTGGACAAGAA GTTTTATGAAGGCGTCATAAAGTCTTATTCTAGTCGTCAGAAGAAGCATGTA GTATCTTATTCTGATGGGGATGTTGAAAACCTTGATCTTAACAAAGAACGTTGGGAGATGATCCAGGATAATTCTTCATCCAGTGAT CAGGAAAAGGAGATTGATCTGCctgattctacatttttatcTGACAT AATACGGATGCAGAAAGCGGTGAAGAGAAAAAATGTGTCTAAGAATGTGGAACTGAGCAGTTCTTCAGACGTCAG ATCCTCAAAGAAGAACGACCCTGTAACAAACTCAAGTAAGCTGAAGGGCGTAAGCAAAAGCAGAGAAGAGCAGAATCTAAAATCCTCAAAAGAGCCGAATGCTGAAACTGACAGAACAAAGGGCAGGACTGAGAAAAGGCAGAGGGTGACTCGATCTATGCACCAGGGAAGTGAAAAGGATTGCGATGACAAGGAAGAACCTGTAACCAAGGGTGAAGACAGGCTGAAATTCGGGAAAGAATCAGATGCAGAGCCTGAATGTAAGAGAGATCACCAAGATCTACCTGACGATTCAAATGATGAAACCAAAGCTGGTGGAGAAGAGTTAAAGTCTATTACAAACAAGTCAAATGCAAAATCAGAAACTGATGGAGAACAACATAAAGTAGCAAAGGAGCCAGCTGGCAAAGCTGATGGAGTAGAGCGAGAGTCTGTGAAAGAGCCAAATCAAGAACCCAATACTGAGGTACAAGGGAGAGAATCAGCTAAAGAGATACCTGCAGGCACAACATTGATTGAGAAGGAGGATATGTCTGAGGAGAGTCATAGAAGCGTGCCTCAGACTGGTAAGGTAGAAAACGAAGATGATCAGAGAGTAGTGAATGAACTGAAAGAATGA
- the LOC103872394 gene encoding biorientation of chromosomes in cell division protein 1-like 1 isoform X1 translates to MGPLVGDTELSEALLNAGKNLLKPPSSTKALLHLLNEAEGQLSKLVQDPIVSVQNALRPLMKALVSAHLLRNRDSDVRVYVVSCLTEIMRITAPEVPYDDDQMKEIFKVTVRAFGKLADTSCHSYKKAVTVLDTVSRVRLSLVMLDLECDDLILKMFRQFLKTIRPNHPESVLLSMEAIMVTVIHESEEVPMDLLEILLAAVNKESRDFSPVASWLAEKVLITCACKLQPCIIEALKSTRTSLDMYSPLVLAICQGEAEAHIVVKPKQAEGQLDFRLSNKGNMSKRIARCGTRAHGDDKARDGDDLKQVQFQNTDVETESGSIRRRGHELTLMNTGEGCSLKTSSSKKVQEKEVGDSSLGKLTAKKSLPSEVGQTNQSVASSKARKGSRKRTRSKIEDTNLDAGSLAALVSKKQIVKKDDAEEEGFMESDLEKPEDSIKTAAKSSKKERAQNGSAKASAKKPLAKSKDERAQNGLAKTSAKKPLAESKRVEDSGRKPVHSESKGASMDSHILQSSKNKKKISRAITPPRKESEPTAKSHHKRKRTAGEEVESHNSEVGEELVGKRLKVWWPLDKKFYEGVIKSYSSRQKKHVVSYSDGDVENLDLNKERWEMIQDNSSSSDEKEIDLPDSTFLSDIIRMQKAVKRKNVSKNVELSSSSDVRSSKKNDPVTNSSKLKGVSKSREEQNLKSSKEPNAETDRTKGRTEKRQRVTRSMHQGSEKDCDDKEEPVTKGEDRLKFGKESDAEPECKRDHQDLPDDSNDETKAGGEELKSITNKSNAKSETDGEQHKVAKEPAGKADGVERESVKEPNQEPNTEVQGRESAKEIPAGTTLIEKEDMSEESHRSVPQTGKVENEDDQRVVNELKE, encoded by the exons atgGGTCCTCTTGTCGGAGACACTGAACTCTCTGAAGCACTCCTCAATGCTGGAAAAAACCTCCTCAAGCCTCCATCATCTACCAAAGCGCTTCTCCATCTTCTCAAT GAAGCCGAGGGTCAGCTCTCCAAGCTAGTGCAAGATCCTATTGTTTCAGTGCAAAACGCACTGAGACCATTGATGAAGGCTTTGGTATCTGCTCATCTCTTAAGAAACCGTGATTCTGATGTTAGGGTCTACGTTGTCTCCTGCTTAACCGAGATCATGAGGATAACTGCCCCAGAGGTCCCATATGACGATGATCAAATGAAG GAGATCTTCAAGGTGACAGTAAGAGCCTTCGGAAAACTAGCTGATACTTCCTGTCATAGCTATAAGAAAGCCGTCACGGTGCTTGATACTGTTTCTAGGGTCAGATTATCATTGGTGATGTTGGACTTGGAGTGTGATGACCTTATTCTAAAGATGTTTCGGCAGTTCTTGAAAACCATTAG ACCGAATCATCCTGAATCGGTACTTCTTTCAATGGAAGCGATAATGGTGACAGTTATCCATGAGAGTGAAGAAGTACCCATGGATTTGCTCGAGATCCTCTTGGCTGCTGTCAACAAAGAAAGCCGG GACTTCTCACCAGTGGCTTCGTGGCTTGCGGAGAAGGTTCTAATTACTTGCGCCTGTAAGCTTCAACCGTGCATCATTGAAGCTTTGAAGTCAACACGGACTAGCTTGGACATGTATTCTCCATTAGTTTTGGCAATATGCCAAGGCGAAGCTGAAGCACACATCGTTGTTAAGCCCAAACAAGCTGAG GGACAGCTGGATTTTAGGCTTTCTAACAAAGGGAATATGTCCAAGAGAATTGCAAGATGTGGAACTCGAGCCCATGGAGATGACAAAGCAAGAGATGGGGACGATTTGAAACAAGTACAGTTTCAAAATACAGACGTAGAGACAGAATCAGGGTCAATAAGGAGGAGAGGACATGAACTCACTCTAATGAATACTGGAGAAGGCTGTTCACTGAAGACATCTTCAAGCAAGAAGGTGCAGGAAAAAGAAGTTGGTGATTCGTCACTTGGAAAGCTGACTGCCAAGAAATCTTTGCCTAGTGAAGTTGGTCAAACGAATCAGTCTGTTGCCTCTAGTAAGGCTAGGAAGGGGTCACGTAAACGGACTCGGAGTAAGATCGAAGATACAAATCTTGATGCAGGCTCTTTAGCTGCACTGGTATCAAAGAAACAGATTGTGAAGAAAGATGATGCTGAAGAAGAAGGTTTCATGGAATCTGACCTTGAAAAGCCTGAAGATAGCATAAAGACTGCTGCAAAGTCAAGTAAAAAGGAGAGAGCGCAGAATGGTTCAGCAAAAGCATCTGCAAAGAAGCCACTTGCAAAGTCTAAAGATGAGAGAGCACAGAATGGTTTAGCGAAAACATCTGCAAAGAAGCCACTTGCAGAATCTAAGAGGGTAGAGGACAGTGGGAGAAAACCAGTCCACTCAGAATCAAAAGGTGCAAGCATGGATTCACATATTCTCCAGTCATCAAAGAACAAG AAGAAGATTTCTCGTGCAATAACGCCTCCGAGGAAAGAGTCTGAACCAACTGCCAAAAGCCATCACAAGAGGAAACGGACAGCTGGAGAGGAAGTG GAGTCCCATAATAGTGAGGTTGGTGAGGAATTAGTTGGTAAGAGGCTGAAAGTCTGGTGGCCATTGGACAAGAA GTTTTATGAAGGCGTCATAAAGTCTTATTCTAGTCGTCAGAAGAAGCATGTA GTATCTTATTCTGATGGGGATGTTGAAAACCTTGATCTTAACAAAGAACGTTGGGAGATGATCCAGGATAATTCTTCATCCAGTGAT GAAAAGGAGATTGATCTGCctgattctacatttttatcTGACAT AATACGGATGCAGAAAGCGGTGAAGAGAAAAAATGTGTCTAAGAATGTGGAACTGAGCAGTTCTTCAGACGTCAG ATCCTCAAAGAAGAACGACCCTGTAACAAACTCAAGTAAGCTGAAGGGCGTAAGCAAAAGCAGAGAAGAGCAGAATCTAAAATCCTCAAAAGAGCCGAATGCTGAAACTGACAGAACAAAGGGCAGGACTGAGAAAAGGCAGAGGGTGACTCGATCTATGCACCAGGGAAGTGAAAAGGATTGCGATGACAAGGAAGAACCTGTAACCAAGGGTGAAGACAGGCTGAAATTCGGGAAAGAATCAGATGCAGAGCCTGAATGTAAGAGAGATCACCAAGATCTACCTGACGATTCAAATGATGAAACCAAAGCTGGTGGAGAAGAGTTAAAGTCTATTACAAACAAGTCAAATGCAAAATCAGAAACTGATGGAGAACAACATAAAGTAGCAAAGGAGCCAGCTGGCAAAGCTGATGGAGTAGAGCGAGAGTCTGTGAAAGAGCCAAATCAAGAACCCAATACTGAGGTACAAGGGAGAGAATCAGCTAAAGAGATACCTGCAGGCACAACATTGATTGAGAAGGAGGATATGTCTGAGGAGAGTCATAGAAGCGTGCCTCAGACTGGTAAGGTAGAAAACGAAGATGATCAGAGAGTAGTGAATGAACTGAAAGAATGA